In Cryptomeria japonica chromosome 1, Sugi_1.0, whole genome shotgun sequence, the sequence AGTCTTACAATACATTTCAAAGTATGCTTCAAAATCTAAAAAAAGATCAGAATCTTATACTGAAATGCTAAAAACTATTGTAAATACAACTACTTCTAAAGATACTATCTTATCAACATACCAAAAAATTATGATGGGGATAATAGCAGACCGTGATATTAGCACACAAGAGACTTGTCATATGTTGCAGAAATTGCCACTCATTATCTGTAGCCGACAGTTTATATCTCTTAATGTTAGTAGGAAAGCACTACATCGTATCACAAAATTAAACCATGAAACAGACCTATCAACAAGCTATATCCATGCTTACATGTAACGCCCTTCTCAATTGAATACAACAACTCTCTTACAATCTGCACAGGAGTTTTCATATATGCCACATCGAAAAAGAACAAAATGGCAACTTCGAGAGAAAAAAGCAATTATAAATGTATATCCAAACTTCactgcccccccccccccattgAAGACATTGATGAATTTGAGATTTTCTGTTGGTCTGAACTCTTACTGTACAAACCATTCCGTGACATACCATCAGATATAGGCACTTCCAAAGATCAGATAATACAAAATTGGAAAGTCTTTAGTTCTGAGTGGTTGCAACATTCTACAGGCTCCTCCACCTCGAGATATAGATGATAGTGACACTAATGATTCTCAACATCAAGAAGACTCAAATCTATTTGAATGGGAATTCCTATCTCAAATGGGTCCAACAAATAAATTTACCAGAGATGAACTACAAATGTTAGGGCGACGTGACTATGATTTAAGCTACTTCTGGCCCACCAATATTCCAAATCAGCAATTACAGTCTACTGCTGTCCAATTCATATGTGCAACAAAATTACAATTTCAACCTCCTACAAACCAAGCCTTGCCCATAATCAATGACAAAACCCATCTCTCAGCTCAGCAAAGCCTTGCAATTCACATAATTCTACATCACCAATCTCAACAAATTGCAGCCCAGCCTCTCCGAATGATTATTCAAGGATCGACAGGAATAGACAAATCATTCTTGATAGATTGCATTAGACAAAAGTTAAATATCTCTGGAAGCAATAAGACAAACACATTATTAGTTCTTGCACCTATAGGTGTTGCTGCTTATAATATTCAAGGAACAACTATTCATGCAGGCCTCTGCATTCCTATAAAAGAAATGCATCCTTTGATAGGGCAAGCATTGTTCACATTCCAAGAGTGTTTTAGGCATGTTAAATATCttctaatagatgaaatgagctccTTGGGTCCTAAATTGCTATTGAAGATTGACAGTCGCCTCCGCCAAGCATTCCCTAATAAACAACATGAAACCTTTGGTGGACTCTCCATGATCCTTGTAGGTGATCTTGGACAGCTCCCACCTGTAATGGACAAACCAGCTTATGCTTCTCACTCTACAGCTCTCAACTTGTGGTGATCATTTACAACAATTGTAACATTACATACAATTTTCTGCCAACAAGGTACCTCTGTTAAGCAACAACAATTCAAAAGCATCCTCCAAAACATAAGAGATGCCCAGCCTAACAAGCATGCTTGGTAGATGTTAATGAACCAAACAAATACAAATCTCACCCTTTTGCAGCAAACGGAATTCAACTCATCCATCCTTTTGTTTGCAACAAATAGCTCGACAACACTGCACAACAAAAGAATGTTGAAGGAATTAAATTTGTCCATTGCTCTTAGCATTGCACATATTGCACAACAAACTAATACTGAATATGATAACAATGAACAGTTACCATTGGAGCTACTATTATGTGAAAATCAGCAAGTAATGTTGCTAGCTAACTTATGGATTGAAGTTGGCCATGTGAATGGTTCCATTGGCCTTGTTAAAAACATTATCTATGAACCCAATACCAAACCACCAGACTTGCCAAAATTTGTTATTGTCCACTTTCAGAATTATAAAGGCCCTCCATGGGATACATTGCATCCAAATGACATACCCATTACTCCCATTACCCGAGGCAAGCGTACACAAATTCCATTGACAACCGCTTGGGCCATAACTATTCACAAATCTCAAGGACTTACATTGGATAAAGCTACAATAGACATAGGCAACACTGAAAAGCAAGGCCTAACATTTATAGCTATCTCAAGGGTCAAATCAATTGATGGAATATGCATTCACCCACCTTTCTCATTTGAAAggtatgcaaaaatgcaaaaaagtgcTTTTACCACcataagaaagaaggaagaagctcgATTGCAACAACTCTCAGCCCTCACAAGTGCACCGCTAGATTGCAATCTACATCTATAAAATCCTTGTAGACATGTTTTGGCCTTCGCACCTTCACCAACCAAATGGATAATATTTAGCAACAACCATTCTAACTTCTCCACTTCTATTACACAGGTACAAAAATTCCAATACTCATATATGACAATTCCCACTTAAAAATTTTCCCATTTCTTAATATGCTATTTAAGTTGAAATATCATTTCATATACTAACATATTCGTGTTTTCGTATTTTCACTGGCTG encodes:
- the LOC131858495 gene encoding ATP-dependent DNA helicase RRM3-like produces the protein MGIIADRDISTQETCHMLQKLPLIICSRQFISLNAPPPRDIDDSDTNDSQHQEDSNLFEWEFLSQMGPTNKFTRDELQMLGRRDYDLSYFWPTNIPNQQLQSTAVQFICATKLQFQPPTNQALPIINDKTHLSAQQSLAIHIILHHQSQQIAAQPLRMIIQGSTGIDKSFLIDCIRQKLNISGSNKTNTLLVLAPIGVAAYNIQGTTIHAGLCIPIKEMHPLIGQALFTFQECFRHVKYLLIDEMSSLGPKLLLKIDSRLRQAFPNKQHETFGGLSMILVGDLGQLPPVMDKPAYASHSTALNLW
- the LOC131858497 gene encoding uncharacterized protein LOC131858497 — encoded protein: MLKELNLSIALSIAHIAQQTNTEYDNNEQLPLELLLCENQQVMLLANLWIEVGHVNGSIGLVKNIIYEPNTKPPDLPKFVIVHFQNYKGPPWDTLHPNDIPITPITRGKRTQIPLTTAWAITIHKSQGLTLDKATIDIGNTEKQGLTFIAISRVKSIDGICIHPPFSFERYAKMQKSAFTTIRKKEEARLQQLSALTSAPLDCNLHL